The Impatiens glandulifera chromosome 8, dImpGla2.1, whole genome shotgun sequence genome includes a window with the following:
- the LOC124912826 gene encoding metalloendoproteinase 2-MMP-like: MATKAHVLSLYIFLTLFSFLVVEAFSSKFVSDFLGSKKGDKVKGLDQIKQYLVKYGYLMHNPSTTFEGFEVLDDAVEEAIKKYQLFYHLNVTGVLDEHTLSLMSKPRCGVPDLINGTTIKHGMKLVFDPTKRSYYVTGWSKWNKLILTWATKPGTRNDARQPIYLALKEWESVTRFHFIQSNDYEKSDVKIEFVQHIDGRGRVLAFAGFPPNGGVHFDADEDWVIGAVPGRDDIETTALHELGHTLGLQHSTVQAAIMWPYISSGATKHLNNDDVAGIKALYNFP, translated from the coding sequence ATGGCCACCAAAGCTCATGTTCTTTCTTTATACATATTCTTGACCTTGTTCTCCTTTCTAGTTGTCGAAGCATTTTCTTCCAAGTTTGTGAGCGATTTCTTAGGCTCTAAGAAAGGTGACAAAGTAAAGGGGCTCGATCAAATCAAACAATACCTTGTCAAGTATGGCTATCTCATGCACAACCCCTCCACAACATTTGAGGGATTTGAAGTTCTAGATGATGCCGTAGAAGAAGCCATAAAAAAATACCAACTCTTCTACCATCTCAATGTTACAGGTGTGTTAGACGAACATACATTGTCATTGATGTCAAAGCCTCGATGTGGCGTCCCCGATTTGATCAATGGTACGACCATCAAGCATGGAATGAAACTAGTTTTCGACCCAACAAAACGGTCCTACTATGTGACTGGGTGGTCAAAGTGGAACAAGTTAATCCTAACTTGGGCCACGAAGCCCGGAACGCGAAATGACGCTCGTCAACCAATATATTTGGCGCTGAAAGAGTGGGAATCAGTAACTCGGTTTCATTTTATTCAAAGCAATGATTATGAGAAGTCCGACGTGAAAATAGAATTCGTCCAACATATCGATGGGCGGGGAAGGGTTTTGGCTTTTGCTGGATTTCCGCCTAATGGGGGAGTTCATTTTGATGCAGATGAGGATTGGGTGATCGGGGCAGTGCCCGGGAGAGATGACATCGAGACTACTGCGTTGCATGAGTTAGGGCATACCCTCGGACTTCAACATAGCACCGTTCAAGCTGCCATCATGTGGCCATATATTTCATCCGGCGCAACCAAACACTTGAATAACGATGACGTTGCGGGAATCAAGGCCTTGTACAATTTTCCTTAG